In a single window of the Natronosalvus caseinilyticus genome:
- a CDS encoding rhomboid family intramembrane serine protease has product MASDSASPILETLGLFAIVFVLQAIAAMFSLGLMAGLFVLAPPLETNPWTIITSVYAHGGVGHLVSNSIGLIVFGWPIARATTRLRFHTFFVVTGAIAGVSQILVTGAVASFVGGSTAGVLGASGAVFALMGYLIAGNRVSDSVAARVEIPLWATLLSFVVLAAVITVATGAPGVALVAHFTGFLLGLVTGRLGVLEVSRAAERTRATA; this is encoded by the coding sequence CGCTCGGTCTGTTCGCGATCGTGTTCGTCCTGCAGGCGATCGCAGCGATGTTCAGCCTCGGTCTGATGGCTGGCCTCTTCGTCCTCGCGCCGCCGCTCGAGACCAACCCGTGGACGATTATCACGAGCGTCTACGCCCACGGCGGTGTGGGTCACCTCGTCTCGAACAGTATCGGGCTGATCGTCTTCGGCTGGCCGATTGCCCGCGCGACGACGCGACTTCGCTTTCACACGTTCTTCGTGGTGACGGGTGCGATCGCCGGCGTCTCACAGATTCTCGTGACGGGGGCAGTTGCCTCGTTCGTCGGTGGCTCGACGGCAGGCGTCCTCGGCGCCAGCGGCGCCGTCTTCGCGCTCATGGGCTACCTGATCGCCGGCAACCGCGTCTCCGACAGCGTGGCGGCCCGCGTCGAGATTCCGCTCTGGGCGACGCTACTGTCGTTCGTCGTCCTGGCGGCCGTGATCACGGTCGCCACGGGTGCGCCGGGTGTCGCCCTCGTGGCTCACTTCACCGGATTCCTGCTGGGGCTCGTAACCGGTCGCCTGGGCGTCCTCGAGGTCTCGCGGGCCGCCGAGCGAACTCGAGCGACGGCGTGA
- a CDS encoding Eco57I restriction-modification methylase domain-containing protein: MPGTPSESEFHRVLCTRLRDCVHRERTPFESVRIEEGGEPGLGNIVVESDVTESLVIAVERDCVYPLDADVMTQARDTADAADVEHFATCNSRDFFLFHDTGQREILEIPHYYLDFRDVDVDGPSANDRFSTILYAVQFLTTHGELPEQSARDRIVGPLRSFHDSIWPTFRDLARETYDSDPDFAERFDEWLRENEYASLEESIRFSLAAKQYAYLVASHLLFAEVVREQRSEPGETSSYPLEPLVEGASAADSPPRIGQQVEAIRAEIDFEPAFDDGPSLFAAYPHNSKTRSAVRALLGRIETESLSTVDEDLLGEPYEDLITEHDRTSLGQFYTHPDIAEAICTWALQPQEQRDGVPRVLDPASGSGTFPVKAYHRMQALAPSATHQEILDNITAIDVSRFPLHLTALNLASRTVQERTSRLHTINDSFFNVSPGDRRLSRGDDTEDETRRYDAVVANPPYIRQENLSPDRDHFRSHLRTYGAENSSRYASGRNELSTRSDAYVYFVSHALQFLRDGGRLGFIVPAKWLTTKYGESFQEFLYDQAKVHAIVGFSDRAFTPLVDTVVLFAERCTDETERRETVTDFIRVKERLSPAELPSIAGARRSVPDGKAFGIEMTDAYRVVSLSQNRLERQGGRKLGHYLYGPSPFISLVHSDKMRRLDTYADVAFGNKTGNNDFFLLDEQDVTQWGIDERFLQPAIRSIRALESYRVADTDQYLLDFCAYVDTVEARQDGLGSTSDLAEAVTNELRTDGYESTVSYLEYGEEAGVPDGRTVSQRTPWFNLGHLLVPDVLHPVFYNERVFTVDNAGGYAPTNAIQCVDITEYDDVLPAILHSTVYKVLLELWGRHEGGGALQLLTYEVSSVPVPSPELMSESQRERIVAAGEKLVRGVDGAQDELDRVLLEFLDPELDLSVEELQAAHSRLVAQRVDGAATENVLVEDTDGFDEFELTSSIPNYDPDGETDASVDDF, from the coding sequence ATGCCGGGTACTCCATCCGAATCGGAGTTCCACCGTGTTCTCTGTACGCGATTACGTGACTGTGTCCACCGCGAACGAACGCCGTTCGAATCCGTTCGAATCGAGGAGGGAGGCGAGCCGGGACTGGGGAACATCGTCGTCGAATCCGACGTCACCGAGAGCCTGGTCATCGCAGTCGAGCGCGATTGCGTCTATCCCCTCGACGCCGACGTAATGACGCAGGCTCGAGACACCGCAGATGCGGCCGACGTCGAGCACTTCGCGACGTGCAACTCCCGTGACTTCTTCCTGTTTCACGACACGGGCCAGCGTGAGATTTTGGAGATTCCCCACTACTACCTCGATTTCCGTGACGTCGACGTCGACGGTCCGTCGGCAAACGACCGATTCTCGACGATTCTCTACGCGGTTCAGTTTCTCACGACCCACGGTGAACTTCCCGAACAGAGCGCACGCGACCGAATCGTCGGCCCGCTTCGTTCGTTTCACGACTCGATCTGGCCGACGTTCCGGGACCTCGCTCGAGAAACGTACGATTCCGACCCCGATTTCGCCGAGAGATTCGACGAGTGGCTCCGGGAGAACGAGTACGCGTCACTCGAGGAGTCTATACGGTTCTCCCTCGCCGCCAAACAGTACGCGTACCTGGTCGCCAGTCACCTTCTGTTCGCCGAAGTCGTTCGAGAACAGCGGTCCGAACCAGGCGAGACGAGCAGCTATCCGCTCGAGCCCCTCGTCGAAGGCGCCTCGGCGGCCGATAGCCCACCCCGAATCGGGCAGCAGGTCGAAGCGATTCGGGCGGAAATTGACTTCGAACCCGCGTTCGACGACGGTCCGTCGTTGTTCGCCGCGTACCCACACAATTCGAAAACGCGGTCAGCCGTGCGTGCACTGCTCGGGCGTATCGAGACAGAGAGCCTCTCCACCGTCGACGAGGACCTGCTGGGGGAACCGTACGAGGACCTGATCACAGAACACGATCGAACGTCCCTCGGGCAGTTTTACACCCATCCAGATATCGCCGAAGCGATCTGTACCTGGGCGCTGCAACCCCAGGAGCAGAGAGATGGCGTCCCTCGAGTCCTCGATCCGGCGTCCGGAAGCGGTACATTCCCGGTAAAAGCGTACCACCGAATGCAGGCGCTAGCACCCTCGGCAACACACCAGGAGATTCTCGACAACATCACCGCAATCGACGTCAGCCGATTTCCGTTACACCTCACGGCGCTCAATCTCGCGTCACGAACCGTCCAGGAGCGAACCAGCCGATTACACACGATCAACGACTCCTTCTTCAACGTGTCACCCGGGGACAGGCGGCTGTCGCGGGGAGACGATACGGAAGACGAGACGAGGAGATACGACGCAGTAGTCGCGAACCCGCCGTACATCCGCCAGGAGAACCTGTCTCCCGACAGGGACCACTTCCGTTCTCACCTGAGGACGTACGGCGCGGAGAACTCGAGTCGATACGCGAGCGGGCGGAACGAACTATCGACCAGGTCCGACGCGTACGTCTACTTCGTCTCACACGCGTTGCAGTTCCTCCGAGACGGGGGACGCCTCGGATTCATCGTTCCCGCGAAGTGGCTAACGACGAAATACGGCGAGTCGTTTCAGGAGTTCCTGTACGATCAGGCGAAAGTCCACGCTATCGTCGGGTTTTCCGACAGAGCGTTCACCCCCCTCGTCGATACGGTAGTGTTGTTCGCCGAACGATGTACCGACGAAACGGAGCGTCGGGAGACGGTTACGGACTTCATCCGGGTGAAAGAGCGACTGTCGCCTGCGGAACTCCCGTCGATTGCGGGCGCTCGACGGTCGGTCCCCGACGGGAAGGCGTTTGGAATCGAGATGACCGACGCGTACCGAGTCGTCAGTCTCTCCCAGAACCGCCTGGAGAGACAGGGTGGGCGAAAGCTCGGCCACTACCTGTACGGCCCGAGTCCGTTCATCTCGCTCGTCCACAGCGACAAGATGCGGCGGCTGGATACGTATGCAGACGTGGCGTTCGGCAACAAGACGGGAAATAACGACTTTTTCTTGCTCGACGAGCAGGACGTCACGCAGTGGGGGATCGACGAGCGATTCCTGCAGCCAGCGATTCGATCGATTCGAGCGCTGGAGTCGTATCGCGTGGCGGATACGGATCAGTACCTTCTCGATTTCTGCGCGTACGTCGATACTGTCGAGGCACGTCAGGACGGATTGGGCTCGACGAGCGACCTGGCAGAAGCAGTAACGAACGAGTTACGCACCGACGGGTACGAGTCGACGGTCAGCTACCTCGAGTACGGGGAAGAAGCGGGCGTCCCCGATGGACGAACCGTGTCTCAACGTACGCCCTGGTTCAACCTGGGACACCTGCTCGTCCCGGACGTCTTACATCCAGTGTTCTACAACGAACGGGTGTTCACGGTCGACAACGCCGGTGGGTATGCGCCGACGAACGCGATCCAGTGCGTCGATATCACCGAGTACGACGACGTACTTCCGGCTATTCTCCACTCGACCGTGTACAAGGTACTGCTCGAACTGTGGGGCCGTCACGAGGGCGGAGGGGCGCTTCAGTTGCTCACGTACGAAGTGTCGTCGGTTCCGGTTCCCAGTCCGGAATTGATGTCCGAGTCACAACGTGAGCGGATTGTGGCGGCCGGAGAGAAACTGGTACGGGGTGTCGACGGAGCACAGGACGAACTCGATCGAGTGCTCCTCGAGTTTCTGGATCCGGAACTGGACCTCTCCGTCGAGGAACTACAGGCCGCCCACAGCAGACTGGTGGCACAACGAGTAGACGGAGCAGCAACGGAGAACGTCCTGGTCGAGGATACCGACGGGTTCGACGAATTCGAGTTGACCTCCTCGATACCCAACTACGACCCAGACGGGGAAACGGACGCGAGTGTGGACGATTTTTGA